Proteins from a genomic interval of Poecile atricapillus isolate bPoeAtr1 chromosome 1, bPoeAtr1.hap1, whole genome shotgun sequence:
- the VPS36 gene encoding vacuolar protein-sorting-associated protein 36 isoform X2 — translation MDRFSWTTGLLELGETLVVQQRGVRLSDGEEKVKFDSGVLLLSTHRLIWRDQKNHECCIAVPLSQIVFIEEQAAGIGKSAKIVVHLHPASSNKEPGPFQSSKYSYIKLSFKEHGQIEFYRRLSEEITQRRWESMPTGQAMQVNKDSQAGRIRAVGIVGIERKLEEKRKETDKNISEAFEDLSKLMEKAKEMVELSKSIANKIKEKQGDITEDETIRFKSYLLSMGIANPVTRETYGSGTQYHMQLAKQLAGILQTPLEERGGIMSLTEVYCLVNRARGLELLSPEDLVNACKMLESLKLPLRLRIFDSGVMVIELQSHNEEEMVAAALETVSEKGSLTADEFAKLVGMSVLLAKERLLLAEKMGHLCRDDSVEGLRFYPNLFLTQS, via the exons ATGGACAGGTTCTCATGGACAAccgggctgctggagctgggagagacGCTGGTGGTCCAGCAGCGCGGCGTGCGCCTCAGCGACGGGGAGGAGAAG GTGAAATTTGATAGTGGAGTTTTACTGCTGAGCACACATAGACTGATCTGGAGGGATCAGAAGAATCAT GAGTGCTGCATTGCTGTACCTCTCTCTCAGATTGTATTTATTGAAGAGCAAGCAGCTGGGATAGGAAAGAG TGCCAAAATAGTAGTTCATCTTCATCCTGCTTCTTCAAACAAAGAGCCTGGTCCATTCCAAAGCAGCAAATATTCCTACATCAAACTTTCTTTCAAAGAACATGGGCAGATTGAG TTCTACAGACGATTATCAGAAGAAATCACACAAAGGAGATGGGAAAGCATGCCCACTGGTCAGGCCATGCAAGTTAACAAGGATTCACAG gcaGGAAGAATAAGGGCTGTAGGAATTGTAGGTATTGAAaggaaattagaagaaaaaagaaaagagactgACAAAAACATTTCCGAG GCTTTTGAGGACCTTAGCAAACTAATGGAGAAG GCTAAGGAAATGGTGGAATTATCCAAGTCAATAGCTAacaagataaaagaaaaacaaggtgACATCACTGAGGATGag ACCATTAGGTTCAAGTCCTATTTATTGAGTATGGGTATAGCTAATCCAGTAACGAGGGAAACGTATGGATCTGGTACACAGTACCACATGCAACTGGCAAAGCAACTGGCTGGAATCCTGCAGACACCCTTAGAG GAGAGAGGGGGGATCATGTCTCTTACGGAAGTGTACTGCCTGGTGAATCGTGCTCGAGGGCTAGAG TTGCTGTCACCAGAAGATTTAGTAAATGCTTGTAAAATGCTGGAATCACTGAAATTGCCACTAAG GCTTCGGATATTTGATAGTGGCGTAATGGTGATTGAACTCCAGTCTCATAACGAAGAGGAAATGGTAGCTGCTGCTTTAGAGACA GTATCTGAAAAGGGTTCTCTCACAGCTGATGAGTTTGCTAAGCTGGTGGGGATGTCTGTTCTCTTAGCCAAAGAAag GCTGCTTCTTGCTGAAAAGATGGGCCATCTTTGCAGAGATGATTCAGTGGAAGGCTTGAGATTCTACCCAAATTTATTTCTGACACAAAGCTAA
- the VPS36 gene encoding vacuolar protein-sorting-associated protein 36 isoform X1 has product MDRFSWTTGLLELGETLVVQQRGVRLSDGEEKVKFDSGVLLLSTHRLIWRDQKNHECCIAVPLSQIVFIEEQAAGIGKSAKIVVHLHPASSNKEPGPFQSSKYSYIKLSFKEHGQIEFYRRLSEEITQRRWESMPTGQAMQVNKDSQAGRIRAVGIVGIERKLEEKRKETDKNISEAFEDLSKLMEKAKEMVELSKSIANKIKEKQGDITEDETIRFKSYLLSMGIANPVTRETYGSGTQYHMQLAKQLAGILQTPLEERGGIMSLTEVYCLVNRARGLELLSPEDLVNACKMLESLKLPLRLRIFDSGVMVIELQSHNEEEMVAAALETVSEKGSLTADEFAKLVGMSVLLAKERMSSFAFSRLLLAEKMGHLCRDDSVEGLRFYPNLFLTQS; this is encoded by the exons ATGGACAGGTTCTCATGGACAAccgggctgctggagctgggagagacGCTGGTGGTCCAGCAGCGCGGCGTGCGCCTCAGCGACGGGGAGGAGAAG GTGAAATTTGATAGTGGAGTTTTACTGCTGAGCACACATAGACTGATCTGGAGGGATCAGAAGAATCAT GAGTGCTGCATTGCTGTACCTCTCTCTCAGATTGTATTTATTGAAGAGCAAGCAGCTGGGATAGGAAAGAG TGCCAAAATAGTAGTTCATCTTCATCCTGCTTCTTCAAACAAAGAGCCTGGTCCATTCCAAAGCAGCAAATATTCCTACATCAAACTTTCTTTCAAAGAACATGGGCAGATTGAG TTCTACAGACGATTATCAGAAGAAATCACACAAAGGAGATGGGAAAGCATGCCCACTGGTCAGGCCATGCAAGTTAACAAGGATTCACAG gcaGGAAGAATAAGGGCTGTAGGAATTGTAGGTATTGAAaggaaattagaagaaaaaagaaaagagactgACAAAAACATTTCCGAG GCTTTTGAGGACCTTAGCAAACTAATGGAGAAG GCTAAGGAAATGGTGGAATTATCCAAGTCAATAGCTAacaagataaaagaaaaacaaggtgACATCACTGAGGATGag ACCATTAGGTTCAAGTCCTATTTATTGAGTATGGGTATAGCTAATCCAGTAACGAGGGAAACGTATGGATCTGGTACACAGTACCACATGCAACTGGCAAAGCAACTGGCTGGAATCCTGCAGACACCCTTAGAG GAGAGAGGGGGGATCATGTCTCTTACGGAAGTGTACTGCCTGGTGAATCGTGCTCGAGGGCTAGAG TTGCTGTCACCAGAAGATTTAGTAAATGCTTGTAAAATGCTGGAATCACTGAAATTGCCACTAAG GCTTCGGATATTTGATAGTGGCGTAATGGTGATTGAACTCCAGTCTCATAACGAAGAGGAAATGGTAGCTGCTGCTTTAGAGACA GTATCTGAAAAGGGTTCTCTCACAGCTGATGAGTTTGCTAAGCTGGTGGGGATGTCTGTTCTCTTAGCCAAAGAAag AATGTCATCTTTTGCTTTCTCTAGGCTGCTTCTTGCTGAAAAGATGGGCCATCTTTGCAGAGATGATTCAGTGGAAGGCTTGAGATTCTACCCAAATTTATTTCTGACACAAAGCTAA